A DNA window from Brassica napus cultivar Da-Ae chromosome C1, Da-Ae, whole genome shotgun sequence contains the following coding sequences:
- the LOC125579925 gene encoding uncharacterized protein LOC125579925: MTEEEENLYCVKQEELAENQARIHRSQRRQARKAARNPDEIHDLREYIAKTAAEVKAVKSQIHHTTSAAPEIDRLLEEARKTPFTARIIETNISDPGKIKIPVYDGTTDPKAHLPSFQIAMGRETSDVDLSSLSQREDEPLREFMNRFKLVMARVTGISDKVAVDALRKTLWYRSKLRQWISLEKPRTIQDALHKETDFIMMEEEMKVLSQKYNPQKASARRKNPRNDRYVHHEGEDLQGEHNYTINSEQGKTSGNTWTRNKFKDNSYCEFHQTRGHSTMNCKVLGARLAAKLLAGEISKVTGIKDLLLDSDRLPKTDKESLENDTRENQSGEKRGRRQDDRGNDSNRRRVSVIIGGSQFYRDSISSIKAYGRKAETISS; encoded by the exons atgacagaggaagaagaaaacctctattgTGTAAAGCAGGAAGAACTGGCCGAAAATCAGGCTCGGATCCACCGCAGccaacgccgacaggctcgcaAGGCTGCTagaaatcctgatgagatccaTGATCTCCGCGAGTACATCGCAAAAACTGCGGCAGAAGTCAAGGCGGTAAAGTCGCAGATTCATCACACGACAAGTGCTgcacccgagatcgacagacttctcGAGGAAGCGCGGAAAACTCCGTTCACTGCCCGGATCATAGAAACTAACATCTCAGATCCTgggaagatcaaaattcccGTCTACGATGGCACCACTGACCCGAAGGCACATCTGCCgtctttccagatcgcgatgggAAG GGAAACCTCAGACGTTGACCTTTCGAGTCTAtctcaaagagaagacgaaCCACTCCGCGAATTCATGAACAGGTTCAAGCTGGTAATGGCAAGAGTCACTGGaatcagcgacaaagtggcaGTCGACGCTTTGCGAAAAACTCTCTGGTACAGGTCGAAACTCCGGCAATGGATATCCCTTGAAAAACCGAGAACAATCCAGGACGCTCTTCACAAGGAAACGGACTTCATCATGatggaagaagagatgaaagtcctctcccagaagtacaacccgcagaagGCGTCCGCGAGAAGGAaaaaccctcgtaacgacaggtatgtccaccacgagggagaagaTCTCCAGGGCGAGCATAATTACACTATCAACTCCGAGCAGGGAAAGACTTCCGGAAATACCTGGACCAGGAATAAGTTCAAGGATAATtcctactgcgagttccaccagaccagAGGTCATTCCACTATGAACTGCAAGGTTCTCGGCGCAAGGCTTGCTGCGAAGCTCCTCGCCGGTGAAATTTCGAAGGTCACAGGCATAAAAGACCTCCTTCTGGATTCTGATCGCCTTCCCAAAACTGATAAAGAGTCTCTCGAAAATGACACCCGCGAAAATCAGTCGGGCGAGAAACGCGGAAGGAGGCAGGATGACCGAGGCAACGACAGCAACCGTCGAAGGGTGAGCGTGATCATCGGGGGATCGCAATTCTATCGCGATTCGATCTCGTCGATCAAAGCTTATGGACGAAAGGCTGAGACGATTTCAAGCTAG